A stretch of Canis lupus familiaris isolate Mischka breed German Shepherd chromosome 11, alternate assembly UU_Cfam_GSD_1.0, whole genome shotgun sequence DNA encodes these proteins:
- the TOMM5 gene encoding mitochondrial import receptor subunit TOM5 homolog, with translation MFRIEGLAPKLDPEEMKRKMREDVISSIRNFLIYVALLRVTPFILKKLDSI, from the exons ATGTTCCGCATCGAGGGCCTTGCGCCGAAGCTGGACCCGGAGGAGATGAAACGGAAGATGCGCGAGGATGTGATCTCGTCCATACGGAACTTTCTTATCTACGTGGCCCTGCTGCGAGTCA caccttTTATCCTAAAGAAATTGGACAGCATATGA